The following proteins are co-located in the Nilaparvata lugens isolate BPH chromosome 14, ASM1435652v1, whole genome shotgun sequence genome:
- the LOC120354273 gene encoding uncharacterized protein LOC120354273 has translation MVTKAVHVEVVSELTTKAFIAALIRFSSCRGIPHSIFSDNATTFVGANNELQDLHQFFESSKTQQDIHNYTSVLNIKWHFIPPRAPSFGGLWENAVKNFKKIFKVVTFNHILNFEDMTTFAAQIEAILNSRPLVPLTEDPQDLQYLSPGHFFVGRPLTALPFHCPPTTHVDNRCRWKLLQKITQELWDRWSKEYLVTLQCKHKWLTETDNLTVDTMVLLKDLNSAPSTWKLARIIETHPGADGKVRVVTVQTAHGRFKRAISSLAPLPAFEDD, from the coding sequence ATGGTCACGAAAGCAGTACACGTAGAAGTCGTCTCAGAGTTGACAACGAAAGCCTTTATTGCGGCACTCATTCGCTTCTCATCATGTCGTGGTATTCCACACTCCATATTTTCGGACAATGCAACCACGTTTGTAGGTGCAAACAATGAACTACAAGATCTACATCAGTTTTTTGAGTCATCTAAAACTCAACAAGATATTCATAACTACACGTCGGTTCTCAATATCAAGTGGCACTTCATTCCACCTCGCGCCCCATCTTTTGGAGGTCTATGGGAGAATGCTGtcaagaatttcaagaaaattttcaaagtcgTCACATTCAATCATATTCTTAATTTTGAAGATATGACTACATTCGCAGCTCAAATTGAAGCTATCCTTAACTCTCGTCCACTCGTACCTCTTACAGAGGACCCTCAAGATCTTCAGTATCTCTCGCCAGGTCACTTCTTCGTTGGTCGCCCATTGACTGCGTTGCCTTTCCATTGCCCACCCACCACCCATGTCGATAACAGGTGTCGTTGGAAACTTCTTCAAAAAATCACTCAAGAACTTTGGGACAGATGGTCTAAGGAGTACTTAGTCACACTTCAATGCAAGCACAAATGGCTAACTGAAACGGACAATCTCACAGTTGACACCATGGTTCTTCTGAAAGATCTCAATTCTGCTCCTTCCACATGGAAGTTAGCTCGCATCATTGAAACCCATCCAGGTGCTGATGGAAAAGTTCGTGTTGTTACAGTGCAGACTGCACATGGTAGATTCAAGAGAGCCATCTCTAGTCTCGCTCCGCTTCcagcatttgaagatgattaA